One genomic region from Haloprofundus salinisoli encodes:
- the thyX gene encoding FAD-dependent thymidylate synthase, translating to MDVRLLEATPNPEKLVCKGARNDYSAGFVGSQSFEETMETVDGDSEREKMETLIGHLLSHGHFGPFEHPQATFAIEGVSRSCMAQITRHRHVSFDVQSMRYVAFDDVDPEDVAAGEMVVTPPSASDPNWVGRNQKTGAVDGETVEKRKELFRESVSRSVADYQELLDLGMPPEDARFVLPIGTEVNIVMSMNVRMLMHVADMRAAADAQWEIRELTESVLELAEEWCPITFEYYNERMRNRKNRLAP from the coding sequence ATGGACGTACGCCTGCTGGAAGCCACGCCGAACCCGGAGAAACTCGTCTGCAAGGGCGCGAGAAACGACTACTCCGCGGGATTCGTCGGCAGTCAGTCGTTCGAGGAGACGATGGAGACCGTCGACGGCGACAGCGAGAGAGAGAAGATGGAGACGCTCATCGGTCACCTGCTGAGCCACGGCCACTTCGGGCCGTTCGAGCACCCGCAGGCGACGTTCGCCATCGAGGGCGTCAGTCGGTCCTGCATGGCGCAGATCACGCGGCACCGACACGTCAGTTTCGACGTGCAGTCGATGCGGTACGTCGCCTTCGACGACGTCGACCCCGAGGACGTCGCCGCGGGCGAGATGGTCGTCACGCCGCCGTCGGCGTCGGACCCCAACTGGGTCGGCCGCAATCAGAAAACCGGCGCGGTCGACGGGGAGACAGTCGAGAAGCGCAAGGAACTGTTCCGCGAGTCGGTCAGTCGCTCGGTCGCCGACTACCAGGAACTGCTGGACCTCGGCATGCCGCCGGAGGACGCGCGGTTCGTCCTCCCCATCGGCACGGAGGTCAACATCGTGATGTCGATGAACGTCCGGATGCTGATGCACGTCGCCGACATGCGCGCCGCCGCCGACGCCCAGTGGGAGATTCGAGAACTCACCGAGTCGGTGCTGGAGCTCGCCGAGGAGTGGTGTCCCATCACGTTCGAGTACTACAACGAGCGGATGCGCAACCGGAAGAACCGTCTCGCGCCGTAG
- a CDS encoding MBL fold metallo-hydrolase — translation MSSNLAEGVSAFTSNAFLVEGERTVLVDAGANFDIVSRIRERVDETDDLDAVILTHTHPDHVGNVDAVRDAFDAETWGFDPDQPAVDNVIEDESRVRIGDDDYVALHTPGHKNDHLCFYSGDASALFAGDLVFQNGGFGRTDLPEGDRDLLIESIDRLRSVVDDSLAAMHVGHGPSVTQRPYDHVEMAARAARLG, via the coding sequence ATGAGCTCCAACCTCGCGGAAGGCGTCTCCGCCTTCACGAGCAACGCATTTCTCGTCGAGGGCGAGCGGACCGTCCTCGTCGACGCCGGCGCGAACTTCGATATCGTCTCTCGAATCCGCGAACGAGTCGACGAAACCGACGACCTCGACGCCGTGATTCTCACTCACACGCACCCGGACCACGTCGGAAACGTGGACGCGGTCCGCGACGCTTTCGACGCGGAGACGTGGGGATTCGACCCCGACCAACCGGCGGTCGACAACGTCATCGAGGACGAATCGAGGGTGAGAATCGGCGACGACGATTACGTCGCGCTCCACACGCCCGGGCACAAGAACGACCACCTCTGTTTCTACAGTGGGGACGCGAGCGCGCTGTTCGCCGGCGACCTCGTCTTCCAGAACGGCGGCTTCGGGCGCACCGACCTGCCGGAGGGTGACCGCGACCTGCTGATCGAGAGCATCGACCGCTTGCGGTCCGTCGTCGACGACTCTCTCGCGGCGATGCACGTCGGCCACGGCCCGAGCGTTACCCAACGACCGTACGACCACGTCGAGATGGCCGCCCGCGCGGCGAGGCTCGGATAG
- a CDS encoding dihydrofolate reductase: protein MELVLIAAVAENGVIGADGDIPWHYPDDLAHFKRTTTGHPVVVGRRTYESIVRQISGPLPGRTNVVLSRREMDLPDGAVRAASVDAALERASEAVCDGECDEPIFVIGGETVYEQFLPRANRLVLTELHETFEGDTEFPAFDRDSWTEVERDEHDAFDFVEYRRRES from the coding sequence ATGGAACTCGTCCTCATCGCCGCCGTCGCCGAAAACGGCGTCATCGGGGCCGACGGTGACATTCCGTGGCACTACCCCGACGACCTCGCACACTTCAAGCGGACGACGACGGGCCACCCGGTCGTCGTGGGCCGGCGGACGTACGAGAGCATCGTCCGACAGATCAGCGGGCCGCTGCCGGGGCGGACGAACGTCGTACTGAGCAGACGCGAGATGGACCTCCCGGACGGCGCGGTCCGCGCAGCGTCGGTAGATGCGGCGTTGGAGAGAGCGTCTGAGGCGGTCTGCGACGGCGAGTGTGACGAACCCATCTTCGTCATCGGCGGGGAGACGGTGTACGAGCAGTTTCTCCCGCGCGCGAACCGACTCGTGTTGACCGAGCTTCACGAGACGTTCGAGGGAGACACCGAGTTTCCGGCGTTCGACCGCGACTCCTGGACCGAAGTCGAGCGCGACGAGCACGACGCCTTCGACTTCGTCGAGTACCGACGGCGAGAGTCGTAA